A genome region from Mycobacterium florentinum includes the following:
- a CDS encoding phosphotransferase family protein: protein MALKNIIDTELAAKRLADWLASKHPDAQDITVTDVQVPGAGGLSNETVLFTANWRDAEGEQTRGMVARVQPDGPGVFPDYDLSKEATVIKALADHTPVPVPQVYFYEEDPAVFGSPFLVMQRIDGRIPADDPPFTAAGWVLDLTPDQRQRMWHNSLDVLAQIHHVDWRALGLDFLDTPENQSGLDAGLAHWRRTFDWAAEGEPNPTLDAALRWLDEHRPEHDEPKVLNWGDARVGNIIFSAELAAAGVLDWEMVTLASREQDLGWWLFLMRHHTEGVGLELPAGIPDRDETIAYYEQTTGHTLRDLDYYEVLAGTRLSILMVRAAHMMIGAGLLPPESPMSQSNPASQLVAKLLDLPAPTGDTTSFIGNRGQ from the coding sequence ATGGCCCTGAAGAACATTATCGACACCGAGTTGGCCGCCAAGCGGCTCGCCGATTGGCTGGCATCGAAACATCCCGATGCACAGGACATCACCGTGACCGATGTCCAGGTACCCGGCGCAGGGGGGTTGTCCAATGAGACGGTTCTTTTCACGGCGAACTGGCGCGACGCCGAGGGTGAGCAGACGCGGGGCATGGTCGCGCGCGTACAGCCCGACGGCCCCGGCGTGTTTCCCGACTACGACTTGAGCAAGGAAGCGACCGTCATCAAAGCGCTTGCCGACCACACGCCGGTACCGGTGCCCCAGGTCTACTTCTACGAAGAGGACCCCGCCGTCTTCGGGTCGCCCTTCTTGGTCATGCAGCGGATCGACGGCCGCATCCCCGCCGACGACCCGCCGTTCACCGCGGCCGGATGGGTGCTCGACCTGACACCGGATCAGCGACAGCGGATGTGGCACAACAGCCTCGACGTGCTGGCACAGATTCACCACGTGGACTGGCGAGCGCTCGGATTGGATTTCCTTGATACACCGGAAAACCAAAGCGGTCTCGACGCGGGCCTCGCCCATTGGCGACGCACCTTCGATTGGGCCGCCGAGGGCGAGCCGAACCCGACGCTGGACGCGGCGCTGCGCTGGTTGGACGAGCACCGTCCCGAGCATGACGAACCCAAGGTGCTCAACTGGGGCGATGCCCGGGTGGGCAACATCATCTTCTCCGCCGAACTCGCCGCCGCGGGCGTGCTCGACTGGGAAATGGTGACGCTGGCCAGCCGCGAGCAAGACCTCGGCTGGTGGCTGTTCTTGATGCGCCACCACACCGAGGGCGTCGGCCTCGAGCTGCCGGCAGGCATTCCCGACCGCGACGAGACGATCGCCTACTACGAGCAGACGACGGGTCACACACTGCGCGACCTCGACTACTACGAGGTGCTGGCCGGCACCCGACTTTCCATTCTGATGGTCCGCGCCGCGCACATGATGATCGGCGCCGGACTGCTGCCGCCGGAATCCCCTATGTCGCAAAGTAATCCGGCTAGCCAGCTTGTTGCGAAGCTCCTTGACCTGCCGGCCCCTACCGGGGACACGACCAGCTTCATCGGCAACCGAGGCCAATAA
- a CDS encoding DUF7064 domain-containing protein, translating into MALGTHSGDTDLLLPLPAAGEHWDPHLIHTHYFGFSIPEAAIGAFLYIRYQPAFPLSQGGVCIFQGTDNVEHTDMAFLDYEVTMPWPRIEGNTITTDNGLTIDFLEPGRTARITYRSGDGATSVDVVAEAVTPLLARGHVMPGEEDHHDVAREPGGTEQFMHMTGELVLDGTTYPVDCYAPRDRSWRQIRVERRGAVPVPPVGWSPMYFGPDLIFNQISFEPLDTDPAWAGLYDVGDRPSHHYAWIQRGEETRSIKWVRRNVFEYHPRIHLPMRQEIAAEDETGELYRFEGEAIACAPLPAWPNTSFHDSVYRWTDEQGRTTHSTYQEIWFDEYQRKMKRRALATVHP; encoded by the coding sequence ATGGCGCTTGGCACACATTCCGGTGACACCGACCTGCTGCTGCCGCTGCCGGCGGCCGGCGAGCACTGGGATCCGCATCTGATCCATACCCACTACTTCGGCTTCAGCATTCCCGAAGCGGCGATCGGCGCCTTCCTTTACATTCGTTACCAGCCGGCGTTCCCGCTGTCGCAGGGTGGCGTCTGCATCTTCCAGGGCACCGACAATGTCGAACACACCGACATGGCATTCCTCGATTACGAGGTCACGATGCCGTGGCCGCGGATCGAGGGCAACACGATCACCACCGACAACGGCCTGACCATCGACTTCCTGGAGCCGGGCCGGACCGCGCGGATCACCTACCGCAGCGGTGACGGTGCCACCTCCGTCGACGTCGTCGCCGAAGCCGTAACCCCGCTACTGGCCCGAGGACATGTGATGCCGGGCGAGGAAGACCATCACGACGTGGCACGCGAGCCCGGCGGCACCGAGCAATTCATGCACATGACCGGTGAATTGGTGCTGGACGGCACGACCTATCCCGTCGACTGTTACGCCCCGCGCGACCGCTCCTGGCGCCAGATCCGGGTGGAACGCCGTGGCGCGGTGCCGGTTCCGCCCGTCGGCTGGTCGCCGATGTACTTCGGCCCCGATCTCATCTTCAACCAAATCAGTTTCGAACCGCTGGATACGGACCCCGCCTGGGCCGGCCTCTATGACGTCGGGGATCGTCCATCGCATCACTACGCCTGGATTCAGCGCGGCGAGGAAACCCGATCGATTAAGTGGGTGCGCCGCAACGTCTTCGAGTATCACCCACGCATTCACCTCCCCATGCGCCAGGAGATCGCCGCCGAGGACGAAACCGGAGAGCTGTACCGGTTCGAGGGTGAGGCAATCGCGTGCGCGCCGCTGCCGGCCTGGCCCAACACCTCGTTCCACGACAGCGTGTACCGCTGGACCGACGAACAAGGCCGCACCACTCACTCGACGTATCAAGAGATTTGGTTCGACGAATACCAGCGGAAGATGAAGCGCCGAGCGCTGGCCACCGTTCATCCATGA
- a CDS encoding TetR/AcrR family transcriptional regulator, which translates to MISRVKLNSFGNNPGVKSETEAKATTRVERQRLRTRRLLLDAGRTLIAAKGVASLRIQDITEEADVALGSFYNYFQSKEELLEAVITESLSDLTSAIITDVEDDTDPAEVVARANLRVIRLAYDEPDFARLIVNIGHSEELFGDAVHNPARIAVERGIESGRFVVADIEVLLTAVIGGAFALIREILNGRHGASAHQAFARHVLGSLGLSPTEAEAIVTAAADRE; encoded by the coding sequence ATGATTTCAAGGGTGAAACTTAATTCATTCGGTAATAATCCGGGTGTGAAGTCCGAGACCGAGGCCAAGGCGACGACGCGCGTCGAACGCCAGCGGCTGCGCACCCGCCGCCTGCTGCTGGACGCCGGCCGGACGCTGATCGCCGCCAAAGGGGTTGCGAGCCTGCGCATCCAGGACATCACCGAAGAGGCGGATGTTGCGCTGGGCTCCTTCTACAACTACTTCCAGTCCAAGGAGGAGCTCCTCGAGGCGGTGATCACCGAGAGTTTGTCCGACTTGACGTCGGCGATCATCACCGATGTCGAGGACGACACCGACCCGGCCGAGGTCGTGGCACGGGCCAATCTTCGCGTCATTCGGCTCGCCTACGACGAGCCCGACTTCGCCCGGTTGATCGTCAACATCGGGCACTCCGAGGAACTGTTCGGCGACGCCGTCCACAACCCCGCGCGCATCGCGGTCGAGCGCGGAATCGAAAGCGGCCGTTTCGTCGTCGCCGACATCGAGGTCTTGCTCACCGCGGTGATCGGCGGCGCCTTCGCCCTCATTCGGGAAATACTCAACGGTCGTCATGGCGCGAGCGCCCACCAGGCCTTTGCCCGTCATGTGTTGGGATCACTTGGGTTGTCACCAACAGAGGCCGAAGCGATCGTCACCGCGGCGGCCGACCGGGAGTAG
- a CDS encoding TetR/AcrR family transcriptional regulator — MSTRKVSSGRTRRNGVTRDVIDATVRCLSAGESVTSLGIQRICEEAGVARSAFYKNFADKTDLLRRVVADATADLFDTACAWAAGTGGLESMAAAHWNTVRVWREHAPLLRAYFEAAAYQPELAAIWDDRMQAVVTVMQTRISNGQRDGSVAADLDAQTIAKFIVYGFERLTAQHIATAPASADKKFARSISEAGWRLIYGSARGQA; from the coding sequence GTGTCAACGCGCAAGGTTTCCAGTGGCCGGACTCGCCGCAACGGTGTTACCCGTGACGTCATCGACGCAACCGTGCGCTGCCTCTCGGCCGGGGAGAGCGTCACCAGCTTGGGGATCCAGCGGATCTGCGAGGAAGCCGGTGTCGCACGGTCGGCGTTTTACAAGAACTTTGCCGACAAGACCGATCTGTTGCGCAGGGTCGTTGCCGACGCGACGGCCGACCTGTTCGACACGGCGTGCGCCTGGGCCGCCGGTACGGGCGGACTGGAATCCATGGCCGCCGCGCATTGGAACACCGTGCGGGTCTGGCGCGAGCACGCGCCGCTGTTGCGGGCTTATTTTGAAGCCGCAGCATACCAACCCGAACTAGCAGCAATCTGGGACGATCGGATGCAAGCCGTCGTCACCGTGATGCAGACGAGGATCAGCAACGGGCAGCGCGATGGCTCGGTGGCCGCTGACCTCGATGCGCAGACGATCGCGAAGTTCATCGTCTACGGGTTCGAACGGCTCACCGCACAGCACATAGCCACCGCCCCCGCTTCGGCCGACAAAAAGTTCGCTCGGTCGATCTCAGAGGCCGGCTGGCGGCTGATCTACGGATCCGCCCGTGGCCAAGCTTGA
- a CDS encoding sulfotransferase family protein, with the protein MNERTSQWEPPARPEWVQRINEEGAQMNIKGVVPLDPESLISGAQRTTGLTDFGDDLWREPLEILCKSMDEEADLNLMGRLRTRSEMLQLLEGRLQIEDWYARHPEIDDEVVSEPIFVIGQGRSGTTMLVNILDRHPDNCAPKHWEIIFPCPPPEAASYETDPRIERGHFLIDQWNRVTPTIVSMHEFAGWLPMECCQILGFAFRSSTWFDSLGQVPSYQAWLAGQDPRIALAYHKRVLKLLQWRNPRQHWVLKDPMHLDRMPEMLEVYPDARFVWPHRDPTRALASAVSLLGTVQWGRTDHPFQFGAFDYVTDPNLSATRFNAVIDQIDSGAIPKDRLHHMLYADLVDDPIAAIAAMYGAFGLELTQAGRDAMQHYVDTNPRGTRPVHKLNLGTDEMNSRDRIAFARYQEYFAIPFE; encoded by the coding sequence ATGAACGAACGAACCTCGCAATGGGAGCCGCCGGCACGGCCCGAGTGGGTTCAGCGCATCAACGAAGAGGGTGCGCAGATGAACATCAAAGGCGTTGTGCCGCTGGATCCGGAGTCGTTGATCTCCGGCGCTCAACGCACCACCGGACTGACCGATTTCGGCGATGATCTCTGGCGCGAACCGCTCGAGATCTTATGCAAGTCGATGGACGAGGAAGCCGACCTCAATCTGATGGGCAGGTTGCGAACCCGTTCTGAGATGTTGCAATTGCTCGAGGGGCGATTGCAGATCGAGGACTGGTACGCCCGGCATCCCGAAATCGACGACGAAGTGGTCAGCGAACCGATCTTCGTGATCGGACAGGGTCGCTCGGGGACCACGATGCTGGTGAACATCCTCGATCGCCATCCCGACAATTGTGCGCCGAAACACTGGGAGATCATCTTCCCGTGTCCACCTCCGGAAGCCGCCAGCTACGAGACCGACCCGCGGATCGAGCGCGGGCATTTCCTGATCGACCAATGGAACCGAGTCACGCCGACCATAGTGTCGATGCACGAATTTGCCGGCTGGCTGCCGATGGAGTGCTGCCAGATCCTCGGATTCGCCTTTCGTTCCTCGACGTGGTTCGACAGCCTTGGTCAGGTACCCAGCTATCAGGCGTGGCTGGCGGGCCAGGATCCACGTATCGCGCTGGCTTATCACAAGCGTGTCCTCAAGCTCTTGCAGTGGCGAAATCCCCGCCAGCACTGGGTCTTGAAAGACCCCATGCACCTCGATCGCATGCCCGAGATGCTCGAGGTATACCCGGATGCCCGGTTTGTCTGGCCGCACCGCGATCCGACCCGGGCGCTCGCATCGGCGGTCAGCCTGCTGGGGACCGTGCAATGGGGCCGAACGGACCATCCGTTCCAGTTCGGTGCGTTCGACTACGTCACCGACCCTAACCTGTCCGCAACGCGCTTCAACGCCGTGATCGATCAGATCGATTCCGGTGCCATCCCGAAAGATCGCTTGCACCACATGCTTTACGCCGATCTGGTCGACGACCCCATTGCCGCGATCGCTGCGATGTACGGTGCGTTCGGTCTGGAGCTGACCCAGGCCGGTCGCGACGCGATGCAGCACTACGTCGATACCAATCCCAGGGGTACCAGGCCGGTGCACAAGCTGAATCTCGGTACCGACGAGATGAACTCTCGCGACCGGATCGCATTCGCGCGCTACCAGGAATACTTCGCAATTCCGTTCGAGTAG
- a CDS encoding phytoene desaturase family protein yields the protein MTENNLPTDADYLIIGAGHNGLTAACYLARAGFRVAVLEASPTVGGMTSTNATLAKAPGHYFNEGAIQLTGIFQLSGVAEDLELHKYGLRRISVDPAHIQLAPDGSSLAIWKDASRTADELRRFSPKDARAWLDMANALDPIMDVVVAYMKSHPLRPFNREMAGSLFGATRHLKKIAGLRNMITASHTEFLEETFETELPKGALAAMAAFSQMRLDATAWAMIYLGVVQKVANAMPVGGTGALPAALHRCLTALGGTVHTDTRVQQLAVSNDRVTGVQLESGQFVAARKGVLTTCNPVVTLNELLPEGTLDTKLSARAKDIPIRKTHATSLKINVALEGRVTMKKHEDWRGDGLDLRKYLIAWHTLKEQDDAWNAVVRGQWPDPVPVSCAIIPTAVDPTQAPEGRDNLWLWSGVIPVTPEEPWDDVRDKVGDAVLRDTAQYYEGLDKLEIDRAVLGGPDLETRFNAPAGNVYHVDPLITRFGPLKPAAGLGGYRTPVKGLYLSGAGTHPVGGVCALPGKLAAQTAIRDQRKQ from the coding sequence ATGACGGAAAATAATCTGCCCACCGACGCCGACTACTTGATCATCGGAGCCGGACACAACGGGTTGACTGCCGCGTGTTACCTGGCCCGGGCTGGATTTCGGGTGGCCGTCTTGGAAGCGTCGCCCACCGTTGGCGGCATGACCTCCACCAACGCCACCCTGGCGAAGGCTCCGGGCCACTACTTCAACGAGGGCGCGATCCAGTTGACCGGGATCTTCCAGCTCTCCGGCGTGGCCGAGGACCTCGAGCTACACAAGTACGGGCTGCGACGAATCTCGGTGGACCCCGCACACATCCAGTTGGCACCGGATGGAAGCTCGCTGGCGATCTGGAAGGACGCCAGTCGCACCGCCGACGAACTGCGGCGCTTTTCACCGAAAGACGCTCGAGCGTGGCTGGACATGGCCAATGCGCTGGACCCGATCATGGATGTGGTCGTGGCCTACATGAAGTCGCATCCACTGCGCCCGTTCAATCGCGAGATGGCCGGCTCTTTGTTCGGCGCCACTCGCCACCTCAAGAAGATCGCCGGGCTGCGGAACATGATCACCGCGTCACACACCGAATTCCTCGAGGAAACCTTCGAAACCGAACTGCCCAAGGGCGCGCTGGCAGCCATGGCCGCCTTCTCGCAGATGCGCCTCGACGCGACCGCCTGGGCGATGATCTATCTCGGTGTCGTGCAAAAGGTTGCGAACGCAATGCCGGTCGGCGGCACCGGCGCGCTGCCCGCTGCGCTGCATCGCTGCCTCACCGCGCTGGGCGGCACCGTACACACCGATACCCGAGTGCAGCAGCTTGCCGTATCCAACGACCGGGTGACGGGCGTGCAGCTGGAATCCGGCCAGTTCGTCGCGGCGCGCAAGGGCGTTCTGACGACCTGCAACCCGGTCGTCACGCTCAACGAACTGCTGCCGGAAGGCACGCTGGATACTAAACTTTCCGCGCGCGCCAAGGACATTCCGATTCGGAAGACGCATGCGACGTCGCTGAAGATCAACGTCGCCCTCGAGGGCCGCGTGACGATGAAGAAGCATGAGGATTGGCGCGGCGACGGCCTGGACCTCCGCAAGTACCTCATTGCCTGGCACACCCTCAAGGAACAGGACGATGCCTGGAACGCCGTTGTTCGTGGCCAATGGCCCGACCCGGTGCCGGTGAGCTGCGCGATCATCCCCACCGCGGTGGATCCCACCCAGGCGCCCGAGGGACGTGACAATTTGTGGCTGTGGTCCGGCGTTATCCCGGTGACACCGGAAGAGCCATGGGACGACGTCCGTGACAAGGTCGGCGACGCTGTATTGCGGGATACCGCACAGTATTACGAGGGACTCGACAAGCTCGAGATCGATCGGGCCGTACTCGGCGGACCCGACCTCGAAACGAGGTTCAATGCCCCCGCGGGCAACGTCTACCACGTCGACCCGCTGATCACGCGGTTCGGGCCGCTGAAGCCCGCAGCCGGACTGGGCGGCTATCGGACACCGGTCAAGGGGCTCTACCTCAGTGGCGCCGGCACCCACCCCGTGGGCGGGGTGTGCGCACTGCCGGGCAAGCTCGCCGCCCAGACAGCGATTCGGGACCAAAGGAAGCAATGA